The segment CTAAAGTTACTAATACTGGTCAGATCCTTAGGTTTGAGAGTTTTTCTCATTATGTAGGTaattttcatcatcttttatCTGTGtatgtgttgttgttgttgttgctatacAATATACTTATATGATCtattaattaatgaatgaatatatatatatatatgcagcTAGACAAATGGGATTTAATGACAAGAGGGAATGTCCACATTTGTGCAAATTATCAGCTGAGTACATTAGAAAATCAGATGGGTGtgaagaaaatatatacaaCTTCTTTTCTAATGAACCAGATGCTGATTCTCTATTCATTAAGTTAGTTGAAGAATTTGAGAGATGTATCCTTAGTTACTTTGCATTTCATTGGACCAATGCTTCTCATATGATCAGCcaggtcttttttttttaacaacattTATTATTCatctttcatttcatcatataattaattaaatacatatcTCACAACTCATTCTCTCTTGTTACATCATCTTTCAGATTTTGAGTGCTGATCATGCAGAGCCTAAAAAGAAGCTCAAAAACATTGTCATGGCTGCTACTAGGTATTaccacaattatatatatatcactacACCAAAAATGAATTGTAGCATGcaattatatgttaattaatcTCAATTGTcgctaaataattttttttttttaaaaaaggaagtTACTAGtgaaaattacattttaaaactatttgTAAAATGTTGCTATAGGCTATAGCGACATTTAATCTAAAGGCAATTAattaaagactttagcactccttgttaatgtgcatatttattgcTGTTAAAAACTGTTTGGTGTTGTAGTGTATTAGgattatttatatttactaatttaaaagAGGATTAAAATGATGTGAAGGGAACAAAGATTTGAAAGGGTGACGAAGAATCTGAAGGTTGCAAGAGTATTTACGACGTTAGTTGAGGAGATGAAAGCAATAGGGCTAGTTTCAGCAGATGATTCAGAGTGCACTGATGTGATGGTTCCAATGGCTCATAAAGATAGAAGCCCAGTCCTACTCTTTATGGGTGGTGGTATGGGAGCTGGTAAAAGCACTGTGCTCAAGGACATCCTCAAGGAGTAAGtataattcattatatatatactcgACTAATTGCTCCATAACTAATGATCTCTCTCTGTAGACCATTTTGGGCAGGAGCAGCAGGTAATGCAGTCGTAATAGAAGCAGACGCTTTCAAAGAATCAGATGTGATTTACAAAGCCCTTAGTTCGAGGGGACATCACAATGACATGCTTCAAACAGCTGAATTGGTACATCAGTCGTCAACAGATGCAGCATCATCGCTTCTTGTAACAGCACTTAACGAAGGAAGAGATGTCATAATGGATGGTACACTATCATGGATACCCTTTGTGGTGCAAACTATAACCATGGCAAGAAATGTACACCGAAGACGTTACCGTATGGGTGTTGGATACAAAGTGGAGGATGATGGATCTGTAACTGAGAACTATTGGGAACAGTTGAATGAAGAACAAGAGTCCACTGATGAAAATAGAAAGAGAAGACCATATAGAATAGAATTGGTTGGAGTTGTTTGTGATGCTTATTTAGCTGTCATTAGAGGAATAAGGTATTCTTTCTAGTTCTAGTATATGTTGCTCAAACTCTTCGAAAATAT is part of the Solanum pennellii chromosome 8, SPENNV200 genome and harbors:
- the LOC107027530 gene encoding uncharacterized protein LOC107027530; translated protein: MGNAMGSSKASYTQILVASSIGLILAAAVHYRLKKIRDQKIVPRTKVTNTGQILRFESFSHYVARQMGFNDKRECPHLCKLSAEYIRKSDGCEENIYNFFSNEPDADSLFIKLVEEFERCILSYFAFHWTNASHMISQILSADHAEPKKKLKNIVMAATREQRFERVTKNLKVARVFTTLVEEMKAIGLVSADDSECTDVMVPMAHKDRSPVLLFMGGGMGAGKSTVLKDILKEPFWAGAAGNAVVIEADAFKESDVIYKALSSRGHHNDMLQTAELVHQSSTDAASSLLVTALNEGRDVIMDGTLSWIPFVVQTITMARNVHRRRYRMGVGYKVEDDGSVTENYWEQLNEEQESTDENRKRRPYRIELVGVVCDAYLAVIRGIRRAIMCRRAVRVNSQLKSHKRFASAFHTYCHIVDSARLYSTNALEGPPKMIGWKEKERTLLVDPDEINVLQMVGRLNDGANSIYELYKNPHPAFQAGSVWKDIVLSPSRVNIQKELKYSIQKVERMRS